A section of the Clostridium sp. TW13 genome encodes:
- a CDS encoding YerC/YecD family TrpR-related protein, with translation MEYKSRLQSDDMDYFFKAILSLQNIEECYRFFEDVATINEIKALAQRMHVAKMLEEKKTYTDIVEITHASTATISRVNKCLNYGSEGYNIVLDRLKEDNEDNEK, from the coding sequence ATGGAGTATAAATCAAGGTTACAGAGTGACGATATGGACTATTTTTTTAAAGCCATATTGAGCCTACAAAATATAGAAGAATGTTATAGATTTTTTGAAGATGTAGCAACAATAAATGAAATCAAAGCTTTAGCTCAGAGAATGCATGTAGCAAAAATGCTTGAAGAAAAGAAGACTTATACAGATATAGTAGAGATAACTCATGCCTCCACAGCGACTATAAGCAGAGTAAATAAATGCCTAAATTATGGCAGTGAAGGATACAATATAGTGTTAGATAGATTAAAAGAAGACAATGAAGATAATGAAAAATAG
- a CDS encoding YhbD family protein, with the protein MEEELITKKDLLDLTGISYGQLYRWKRKALIPDEWFIKKSSFTGQETYLPKEKILNRVNKIIELKDTVSLDELADMFSINPKSKSYTWEDIIENEISSEACLKLYSKSFGEKEEFVFKDVLCIYIFNKLLKDNILSFEQIEETIESIDFYYEKTEEKDYNLVMVKEKETIFSFFVAKDSWIPLKEYKVILDINFHDLADQIKKKLRG; encoded by the coding sequence ATGGAAGAAGAATTAATTACGAAAAAAGATCTTTTAGACTTAACTGGCATATCCTATGGACAGCTGTATAGATGGAAGAGAAAAGCTCTGATTCCAGATGAATGGTTTATAAAGAAATCATCATTTACTGGGCAAGAGACCTATTTACCTAAAGAAAAGATTTTAAACAGAGTAAACAAAATAATTGAACTGAAAGATACAGTTTCTTTGGATGAATTGGCAGATATGTTTTCAATAAATCCAAAATCAAAAAGCTATACTTGGGAAGATATTATTGAAAATGAAATAAGTTCAGAAGCTTGTTTGAAGTTGTATTCAAAAAGTTTTGGGGAAAAAGAAGAGTTTGTTTTTAAAGATGTATTGTGCATATATATTTTTAATAAACTGCTGAAGGATAATATACTTTCTTTTGAGCAAATAGAAGAAACTATTGAAAGTATTGATTTCTATTATGAAAAAACAGAAGAGAAAGATTATAATTTAGTGATGGTAAAAGAGAAAGAGACTATTTTTAGTTTTTTTGTAGCAAAGGATAGTTGGATTCCGTTAAAGGAATATAAGGTTATTTTAGATATAAATTTTCATGATTTAGCAGATCAGATAAAGAAAAAATTAAGGGGATAA
- a CDS encoding polymer-forming cytoskeletal protein, translating to MVELRNELNSKGDLKISGSGSSGGGDFNCVRISGSGKVTGNIRCVDFSTSGSSRVDGSLETETFKTSGSSRIEGDIIANEVRTSGSANVHGDVTTEEFQCNGSSNIDGNLQAKELSASGSIKVGNNVSGDRMKFSGSFEFGGNCEAEEFQSSGHFHIKGLLNAETMDINLGSHCKVQEIGGNKVNIYSRNPGLNLLGFLGLKFNTGKLTCNTIEADEVDIAFVEADLVRGNNIVIREGCNIQKVEYSGNYRTEGNAKVVEAIKVD from the coding sequence ATGGTTGAATTGAGAAATGAGTTAAATAGTAAGGGAGATTTAAAGATTTCAGGGTCAGGAAGTTCAGGTGGTGGAGATTTTAATTGCGTAAGGATAAGTGGTTCAGGCAAAGTAACAGGTAATATAAGATGTGTGGACTTTAGTACTTCTGGATCTTCTAGAGTTGATGGAAGTCTAGAAACTGAGACATTTAAAACTAGTGGCTCTTCAAGAATTGAAGGAGATATAATAGCAAATGAAGTAAGAACAAGTGGCTCTGCTAATGTTCATGGTGATGTAACAACAGAGGAATTTCAATGTAATGGTTCATCTAACATAGATGGAAACTTGCAAGCAAAGGAGTTAAGTGCTTCAGGCAGCATAAAGGTTGGAAACAATGTAAGTGGAGATAGAATGAAATTTTCAGGTTCATTTGAGTTTGGTGGAAATTGTGAAGCAGAAGAATTTCAAAGTTCAGGACATTTTCATATAAAAGGACTTCTAAATGCGGAAACTATGGACATTAATCTAGGATCTCATTGTAAGGTTCAAGAAATAGGTGGCAATAAAGTAAATATATACAGTAGAAATCCAGGACTTAATCTTCTTGGTTTTTTAGGACTTAAATTTAATACTGGAAAGTTAACTTGTAATACTATTGAAGCTGATGAGGTAGATATAGCATTTGTAGAAGCGGATTTAGTAAGAGGCAATAACATTGTAATAAGAGAAGGTTGCAATATACAAAAAGTAGAGTATAGTGGAAACTACAGAACAGAAGGCAATGCAAAAGTTGTAGAAGCAATAAAAGTTGATTAA
- a CDS encoding DUF2089 domain-containing protein encodes MNMQVISRCPVCNGSLKVMRLKCSKCNTVIENEFSFNKFTELSKEQLNFLEVFLMCRGNIKDVEKELKISYPTVRAKLDELISELGLQREKIKTEKETIKNDNNEILDKLEKGEITPDEALELLRK; translated from the coding sequence ATTAATATGCAAGTAATTTCGAGATGTCCTGTATGTAATGGTAGCCTTAAGGTTATGAGATTAAAATGTAGTAAATGTAACACAGTTATAGAAAATGAATTTTCTTTCAATAAATTCACTGAGCTATCTAAAGAACAATTAAATTTTCTAGAAGTATTTTTAATGTGTAGAGGAAATATCAAGGATGTGGAAAAGGAATTGAAAATTTCATATCCAACAGTGAGAGCTAAATTAGATGAGCTTATAAGTGAACTAGGATTGCAAAGGGAAAAGATTAAAACTGAAAAAGAAACAATTAAGAATGATAATAATGAGATTCTAGATAAGCTTGAAAAAGGAGAAATAACTCCAGATGAAGCACTAGAATTGTTGAGGAAATAA